In Devosia litorisediminis, one genomic interval encodes:
- a CDS encoding efflux RND transporter periplasmic adaptor subunit, with translation MKTLAKWLVVLVVLAGAGGAAWWYFLATPQAATVPTTVSPSRGDIEQTVLASGVLQANSLVSVGAEVSGRIEAVHVSLGQDVKKGDLIAEIDSLDQENAVKTAQAVLAGIEAQKRSQEASLVKATATLKRNQQLNANSLVSQTDLETAQAAVDSAQAQIDQLDAQIAQAELSVESAELNVARTKIVAPNDGTVVALLVEQGQTVNANSTIPTIVKIADLDTMVIKAEISEADVVRVQAGQRVYFTILGEPDVQIDAELREVEPAPTSINSDTSSNDSAVYYNGLFDVPNPDHKLRISMTAQVTIVLAEARDALTLSSALVTRKDPRGNSVVMVYDPDTKEVEPRRIEVGLNNNIMAEIKSGLDESDQVVTSATAGGRGGQAGGGAPGGNRFGGGGLLGGGRP, from the coding sequence TTGAAGACCTTGGCAAAATGGCTGGTGGTATTGGTGGTTCTGGCAGGCGCTGGTGGCGCAGCCTGGTGGTATTTCCTGGCAACACCGCAGGCGGCAACAGTGCCGACCACGGTATCCCCGTCACGCGGCGACATTGAACAGACCGTGCTGGCCTCGGGTGTGCTGCAGGCCAATTCGCTGGTCAGCGTGGGCGCCGAAGTGTCCGGGCGGATCGAAGCAGTGCATGTGTCGCTGGGACAGGACGTCAAGAAGGGCGATCTGATCGCCGAGATCGACAGTCTTGATCAGGAGAATGCGGTCAAGACCGCCCAGGCCGTGCTGGCCGGGATCGAGGCGCAGAAGCGCAGCCAGGAAGCCAGTCTGGTCAAGGCCACTGCAACGCTCAAGCGCAACCAGCAGCTCAATGCCAATAGCCTGGTGTCGCAGACCGATCTGGAAACGGCACAGGCTGCCGTGGATTCGGCGCAGGCGCAGATCGATCAGCTTGATGCGCAGATTGCCCAGGCAGAATTGAGCGTGGAATCGGCCGAACTCAATGTGGCGCGCACCAAGATCGTTGCCCCCAATGACGGCACCGTGGTGGCCCTGCTGGTGGAGCAGGGGCAGACGGTCAACGCCAATTCGACCATCCCCACCATCGTCAAGATCGCCGATCTTGATACCATGGTGATCAAGGCGGAAATCTCGGAAGCCGATGTGGTGCGGGTGCAGGCCGGACAACGGGTCTATTTCACCATTCTGGGTGAGCCCGATGTGCAGATCGATGCCGAACTGCGCGAAGTGGAGCCCGCGCCGACCTCGATCAATTCCGACACCAGCTCCAATGACAGCGCGGTCTATTACAACGGGCTGTTCGATGTGCCGAACCCCGATCACAAGCTGCGCATTTCGATGACCGCGCAGGTGACCATCGTGCTTGCTGAAGCGCGCGATGCGCTGACACTGAGCTCGGCGCTGGTGACGCGCAAGGATCCGCGCGGCAATAGCGTGGTGATGGTCTATGACCCCGATACCAAAGAGGTCGAGCCGCGCCGCATCGAGGTGGGGCTGAACAACAATATCATGGCCGAGATCAAGAGCGGTCTGGATGAGAGTGATCAGGTTGTCACCAGCGCGACGGCTGGCGGCCGCGGCGGACAGGCCGGCGGCGGCGCACCGGGCGGCAATCGCTTTGGTGGTGGCGGATTGCTGGGTGGTGGCCGTCCGTGA
- a CDS encoding MacB family efflux pump subunit, whose protein sequence is MSDPIISIRGLTRRFQTGAESVTVLKEVDLDIEQGELVAIIGQSGSGKSTLMNILGCLDRPSAGTYSFAGKEVGRLGPDALAALRREHFGFIFQRYQLLPDLDAIENVAMPAVYAGVDGEARRERAIALLTRLGLGERLTHRPNALSGGQQQRVSVARALMNGGEVILADEPTGALDSRSGKELLALLSELHQDGHTIIIVTHDPAVAALTNRVIEISDGVIVSDTRSGDDRPAVSPKAPMRKIARWREGIDRSVEALRMALRAMIAHKMRTFLTMLGIIIGIASVVSVVALGQGSQQTVLDNISSIGTNTINVYPGTGFGDRRSGRIETLMPTDADALAQQPFADSVTPQVSSNATVLFRNTSSNATVTGVGEQYFQVNGRSFAEGVGFNTTSVAQRTQEAVIDGNARDAIFVNGEDPIGQVIMLGKVPVRVIGVVETVSGFGPGGNSANVYVPYTTAMDRILGQAHLSSIAIRVADDFDMAQAETDITELVTRLHGGTADFFLMNTDTIRDTIQSTSATLTLLISTIAIISLVVGGIGVMNIMLVSVSERTKEIGIRMAVGARRGDILRQFLIEAVLVCFVGGGAGVGLSFALGALLTMLVPGATMAYSAESMVLAIASASLIGVVFGFMPARSAARLDPVEALARE, encoded by the coding sequence GTGAGTGATCCGATCATCTCGATCCGTGGGCTGACGCGCCGGTTCCAGACCGGGGCGGAGAGCGTCACCGTGCTCAAGGAAGTCGATCTCGATATCGAGCAGGGCGAGCTGGTGGCCATTATCGGGCAGTCAGGCTCGGGCAAGTCGACGCTGATGAACATTCTGGGGTGCCTGGATCGTCCCAGTGCGGGCACCTACAGCTTTGCCGGCAAGGAAGTGGGTCGGCTGGGTCCCGATGCCCTGGCGGCCCTGCGGCGCGAGCATTTCGGCTTTATTTTTCAGCGCTATCAATTGCTGCCCGATCTCGATGCCATCGAGAACGTGGCGATGCCGGCGGTCTATGCCGGGGTGGATGGCGAGGCGCGGCGCGAGCGCGCCATTGCACTGTTGACCCGGCTGGGTCTGGGCGAGCGCCTGACCCATCGCCCCAATGCGCTTTCGGGCGGCCAGCAGCAGCGCGTCAGCGTGGCGCGGGCGCTGATGAATGGCGGCGAAGTCATTCTGGCCGACGAGCCGACGGGCGCACTGGATTCGCGCAGCGGCAAGGAATTGCTGGCCCTGCTCAGCGAGTTGCATCAGGACGGCCACACCATCATCATCGTCACCCATGATCCGGCCGTGGCCGCACTGACCAATCGGGTGATCGAGATTTCCGACGGCGTGATTGTCTCGGACACCCGCAGCGGCGATGACCGTCCGGCAGTCAGCCCGAAGGCGCCGATGCGCAAGATTGCGCGTTGGCGCGAAGGCATTGATCGCAGTGTCGAAGCGCTGCGCATGGCGCTGCGGGCGATGATCGCCCACAAGATGCGCACCTTTCTGACCATGCTGGGCATCATTATCGGCATTGCCTCGGTGGTCAGCGTGGTGGCGCTGGGGCAGGGCAGCCAGCAGACGGTGCTGGACAATATTTCCTCGATCGGCACCAATACGATCAATGTATATCCCGGCACCGGGTTCGGTGACCGGCGATCAGGCCGCATTGAAACGCTGATGCCCACCGATGCCGATGCGCTGGCCCAGCAACCCTTTGCGGACAGCGTGACCCCGCAGGTGTCGAGCAATGCCACGGTGCTGTTCCGCAATACCTCGTCCAATGCGACTGTGACGGGGGTGGGTGAGCAATATTTCCAGGTCAATGGCCGCAGCTTTGCCGAGGGTGTTGGCTTCAACACGACCAGCGTTGCCCAGCGCACACAGGAAGCGGTGATCGACGGCAATGCGCGCGACGCGATCTTTGTGAATGGTGAAGACCCGATCGGTCAGGTCATCATGCTGGGCAAGGTGCCGGTGCGGGTGATCGGCGTGGTCGAGACGGTGTCCGGCTTTGGCCCGGGTGGCAATTCAGCCAATGTCTATGTGCCCTATACCACCGCGATGGACCGCATTCTGGGTCAGGCGCATCTGAGCTCGATCGCGATCCGGGTGGCCGATGACTTCGACATGGCGCAGGCTGAAACCGACATCACCGAGCTGGTGACGCGGCTGCATGGCGGCACGGCCGACTTCTTTTTGATGAACACCGACACGATCCGCGACACCATCCAGTCGACCTCGGCGACGCTGACGCTGCTGATTTCGACCATTGCGATCATCTCGCTGGTGGTGGGCGGTATCGGGGTGATGAACATCATGCTGGTGTCGGTGTCCGAGCGCACCAAGGAGATCGGTATCCGCATGGCGGTAGGCGCGCGGCGCGGCGACATCCTGCGCCAGTTCCTGATCGAGGCGGTGCTGGTGTGCTTTGTCGGCGGTGGTGCCGGGGTGGGGTTGAGTTTTGCCCTGGGGGCCTTGCTGACCATGCTGGTGCCGGGCGCGACCATGGCCTATTCGGCAGAATCAATGGTGCTGGCGATTGCCTCGGCCAGCCTGATCGGCGTGGTGTTCGGCTTCATGCCAGCGCGCTCCGCGGCCCGGCTGGACCCGGTGGAAGCCCTGGCCCGCGAATAG
- a CDS encoding autotransporter assembly complex family protein, with translation MAATSLGMAAAPVAAFEIFGLKLFEDPNAVDAEVVIADPQPYVVSVAVNGDGALESVVRNASSLVADETKPASGAAGLLAKARGDYRRLVAALYNEGYYGGVVSIRVGGQEAAKLAPDVNLPDPVDVAIVVEPGPLFRFNSVDVVNAAPITSDPFDFVPPPSTRGFGRGEIAKSSVILQAEQLALRAWRQQGFPKAVIASREVVADHANSSVDVTITVNPGRKAAFGDVTVTGTERMDPEFVRRQTGLVVGEEYDPDTLALAQKRLDRLEVFRAARLEAAESIGVDGLLPYTLIVQELPGARFGVGANYSSIDGLGVEGYHLWRNLFGQAERLRLDARIASIAYPIDTEQFDYSFGGTFTKPGIFTPDTDLVAAVAAERTIYPTYTETSASGRLGLTHIFSDEITIEGGASLERSRFDDSFGTRDFTTAGLYGGATLDFRNDRVDATAGWYAQASVEPFYEFRFANAGARVTLEGRTYFGFGENDPFVLAGRIKGGALVGPALSEISPDKLFFAGGGGSVRGYGYKSIGVNDGAGNVTGGRYLLEGSLEARMRINEAFGIVGFLDGGYVAADVFPSIDDLRLGAGAGLRYYTGLGPLRLDAAIPLNKKPGDADYAVYVGIGQAF, from the coding sequence GTGGCGGCCACCAGTCTGGGTATGGCCGCCGCACCTGTTGCTGCATTTGAGATTTTTGGCCTCAAGCTGTTCGAAGACCCCAATGCGGTGGACGCTGAGGTGGTGATTGCGGACCCGCAGCCCTATGTGGTCAGCGTGGCGGTCAATGGCGACGGCGCGCTTGAAAGCGTGGTGCGCAATGCGTCCTCGCTGGTGGCCGATGAAACCAAGCCTGCCTCGGGCGCGGCCGGGCTGCTGGCCAAGGCGCGGGGCGATTATCGCCGGCTGGTCGCGGCGCTTTACAATGAAGGCTATTATGGCGGCGTGGTGAGCATCCGCGTGGGTGGTCAGGAAGCGGCCAAGCTGGCCCCTGACGTCAACCTGCCCGATCCGGTCGATGTGGCCATTGTGGTCGAGCCGGGCCCCCTGTTCCGCTTCAACAGCGTTGATGTGGTCAATGCGGCGCCGATCACCAGCGATCCGTTTGATTTTGTGCCGCCGCCATCGACGCGCGGTTTCGGTCGTGGCGAGATCGCCAAATCCAGCGTCATTCTGCAGGCCGAGCAGCTGGCCCTGCGCGCCTGGCGACAGCAGGGTTTCCCCAAGGCTGTCATTGCCAGCCGCGAAGTGGTGGCCGACCATGCCAATAGCAGCGTGGATGTGACCATCACGGTCAATCCGGGTCGCAAGGCGGCCTTTGGCGATGTGACCGTGACCGGCACCGAGCGGATGGACCCCGAATTCGTGCGGCGTCAGACCGGGCTTGTGGTCGGCGAAGAGTATGATCCGGATACGCTGGCTCTGGCGCAAAAGCGGCTGGACCGGCTCGAAGTATTCCGCGCAGCGCGGCTTGAGGCAGCTGAATCCATCGGCGTTGACGGGCTGCTGCCCTATACGCTGATTGTCCAGGAACTGCCCGGCGCACGCTTTGGCGTGGGCGCAAATTATTCCTCGATCGATGGGCTGGGCGTAGAGGGCTATCACCTGTGGCGCAATCTGTTCGGTCAGGCCGAACGGCTGCGGCTTGATGCGCGGATCGCCAGCATCGCCTATCCGATCGATACCGAGCAGTTCGACTATTCCTTTGGCGGCACCTTCACCAAGCCGGGCATTTTCACGCCCGATACCGATCTGGTGGCGGCGGTGGCGGCCGAGCGAACGATCTATCCGACCTATACCGAAACATCGGCATCGGGGCGGCTGGGGCTGACGCATATCTTCTCCGACGAAATCACCATTGAAGGCGGCGCGTCGCTGGAGCGCAGCCGGTTTGACGACAGTTTCGGCACGCGCGACTTCACTACGGCGGGGCTCTATGGCGGTGCCACGCTGGACTTCCGCAATGACCGGGTCGATGCGACTGCGGGCTGGTATGCCCAGGCCAGTGTCGAACCGTTCTATGAATTCCGCTTCGCCAATGCCGGCGCGCGGGTGACGCTGGAAGGCCGGACCTATTTCGGTTTTGGCGAGAATGATCCGTTCGTTCTGGCGGGCCGGATCAAGGGCGGTGCCCTGGTGGGGCCGGCCCTGTCGGAAATCTCGCCAGACAAGCTGTTCTTTGCCGGCGGCGGCGGATCGGTGCGTGGCTATGGCTACAAGTCGATTGGCGTCAATGATGGTGCGGGCAATGTGACCGGCGGGCGCTATCTGCTCGAAGGATCGCTCGAAGCGCGTATGCGTATCAACGAAGCCTTCGGCATTGTCGGGTTCCTCGACGGTGGCTATGTGGCCGCCGATGTGTTCCCGAGCATTGATGATCTGCGCCTGGGGGCAGGTGCCGGCCTGCGCTATTACACAGGGCTTGGCCCATTGCGACTGGATGCGGCGATCCCGCTGAACAAGAAGCCGGGTGACGCTGATTATGCCGTCTATGTCGGCATCGGGCAGGCCTTCTGA